A stretch of Hydractinia symbiolongicarpus strain clone_291-10 chromosome 9, HSymV2.1, whole genome shotgun sequence DNA encodes these proteins:
- the LOC130657593 gene encoding uncharacterized protein LOC130657593, whose translation MYNMGGKKKAQLRNFNASNVFTDEQHEMVASILVNKYCSEHSKYFDYVFKVMIPELEKRIVMEVFKVFPEQAEDILNHGKEMLEYMLNDKICQCKIIFLNDEDKELMWIKEYIPSEPVQQSFDVANKDVSETSQLTSEPVKQSIDVANENVSETSQLTSEPVQQSFDVANKDVSETSQLTSEPVQQSIDVANKDVSETSQLTSEPVQQSFDVANKDVSETSQLTSEPVQQSIDVANKDVSETSQLTSEPVKQSIDVENKDVSETSQLTSEPVQQSIDVANKDVSETSQLTSEPVQQSIDVANKDVSETSRLTSEPFQQSIDVANKDVSETSQLTSEPVQQSIDVANKDVSKTSQLTSAQVALLNAINNHNIGAAKKALKTWEQEDIEKHVAAAPSARRKVVCPVCSREVVNLKVHLMSRKHLWTKEKAESARINFKLNLERKPLESSIRKSKQRFHVRQICPLSHCMKEVKRLGNHLRQFHKITPSKVVQHVKNAQKVLSSEDESSASERATSDEEEYTSKVKKLYSKDLFHRGVGMHEECDSDDSDWLLSTFGDIHGSRILTSNKNENAKCSDNVDFENHGNLSTDNDSDNSSKSNSALDAECTELSDYEDTEDKFYVTSQADDIVLESFKSWLISADGGYRPERTSKQHKNVILAILNHRSNIEPLKFSNLVEKEFLESWIQICDKSKQPGTIKTYLCSVLCFYDYCEVTGCGLLPSELIGRMRTVIRKWGHNLIKKIQVRSYEKQLNDLNRLPTPEELRKYDCSKVVQYSKALLKNATCKDSWTRKEFCAIRDYLISTLIMDNASRSGAIANMLLEEVGNTNNSDGGCTIAVKKHKTGYKGPAFITMTIETFKNLKNYIRYVRNSLQGINSGGKEPVFVSWAGNKMASSMVTGQLSSFWAQALGRDCGDLTTTLVRKYATTTIHKNQPELKQATANLLCHAERTASMSYNLIDKQRRAFQTSQQVREAMRTDFDTNEINLDLQVNDLKEIFSSEINDGFVSTEIIRDRISSDARLSDLNGNEKKEKALLDSVRYIIKKEGTHTKSADERVTEKVPDTPSAKCISMSRQRKKYTDSDNTIIWKCLGDQIRDTNNAISRAECTEIIKNTPMMAQLVSKFGMHSLIIKIRTERAKFLNET comes from the exons CACAACTTCGAAACTTTAATGCATCCAATGTGTTTACTGATGAGCAACATGAAATGGTAGCAAGCATCCTTGTCAACAAGTACTGCAGTGAGCATTCAAAA TACTTTGATTATGTATTTAAAGTTATGATCCCAGAACTTGAGAAAAGAATAGTAATggaagtttttaaagtttttcctgAGCAG GCTGAAGACATTTTGAATCATGGCAAAGAGATGCTAGAATATATGTTGAATGAT AAAATATGTCAGTGTAAAATCATATTTCTCAATGACGAAGATAAAGAGCTGATGTGGATAAAGGAGTACATTCCAAG TGAACCAGTACAGCAATCGTTTGACGTAGCAAATAAAGATGTGTCGGAAACTTCACAGTTAACAAG TGAACCAGTTAAGCAATCAATTGACGTAGCAAATGAAAATGTGTCGGAAACTTCACAGTTAACAAG TGAACCAGTACAGCAATCGTTTGACGTAGCAAATAAAGATGTGTCGGAAACTTCACAGTTAACAAG TGAGCCAGTTCAGCAATCTATTGACGTAGCAAATAAAGATGTGTCTGAAACGTCACAGTTAACAAG TGAACCAGTACAGCAATCGTTTGACGTAGCAAATAAAGATGTGTCGGAAACTTCACAGTTAACAAG TGAGCCAGTTCAGCAATCTATTGACGTAGCAAATAAAGATGTGTCTGAAACGTCACAGTTAACAAG TGAGCCAGTTAAGCAATCTATTGACGTAGAAAATAAAGATGTGTCTGAAACGTCACAGTTAACAAG TGAGCCAGTTCAGCAATCTATTGACGTAGCAAATAAAGATGTGTCTGAAACGTCACAGTTAACAAG TGAGCCAGTTCAGCAATCTATTGACGTAGCAAATAAAGATGTGTCTGAAACGTCACGGTTAACAAG TGAGCCATTTCAGCAATCTATTGACGTAGCAAATAAAGATGTGTCTGAAACGTCACAGTTAACAAG TGAGCCAGTTCAGCAATCTATTGACGTAGCAAATAAAGATGTGTCGAAAACTTCACAGTTAACAAG TGCACAAGTAGCATTGCTTAACGCAATTAACAATCACAACATTGGAGCAGCgaaaaaa GCTTTGAAGACTTGGGAACAAGAAGATATAGAAAAACATGTTGCTGCAGCTCCTTCTGCACGTAGAAAAGTTGTCTGTCCTGTCTGCAGTCG tGAGGTTGTGAACTTAAAAGTTCATTTGATGTCTCGAAAACATTTATGGACAAAAGAGAAAGCTGAGAGTGCCCGCATTAACTTCAAATTAAATCTGGAGAGGAAACCGCTTGAGTCTTCTATTCGAAAATCTAAACAACGTTTTCATGTTCGCCAAATATGCCCGCTTTCTCATTGCATGAAAGAAGTGAAAAGACTAGGAAACCATTTGCGGCAATTTCACAaaataactccttccaaagttGTACAACACGTGAAAAATGCTCAAAAAGTGTTGTCAAGTGAAGACGAATCTTCGGCGTCTGAAAGGGCAACTTCTGACGAGGAAGAATATACTTCAAAGGTGAAAAAACTTTATAGTAAAGACTTGTTCCATCGTGGAGTAGGCATGCACGAAGAATGCGACTCAGATGATTCTGATTGGCTTTTATCTACGTTTGGGGATATTCACGGCTCACGAATATTGACcagcaacaaaaatgaaaacgccAAATGTTCTGACAACGTAGATTTTGAAAACCACGGGAATTTATCCACAGACAATGACTCTGACAACTCCTCCAAGTCAAACTCTGCCTTAGATGCTGAATGTACGGAGCTATCGGATTATGAAGACACGGAGGACAAATTCTATGTCACTTCACAAGCAGATGACATTGTGCTTGAAAGTTTTAAGTCTTGGTTGATTAGTGCTGATGGTGGTTACAGACCTGAAAGGACAAGTAAGCAACACAAAAATGTTATTCTCGCTATTCTTAATCACCGAAGTAATATTGAACCACTGAAATTTTCAAATCTAGTAGAAAAGGAATTCCTTGAAAGCTGGATCCAGATTTGTGATAAATCGAAACAACCTGGGACAATAAAAACATACCTTTGCtctgttttatgtttttacgATTATTGTGAAGTGACAGGTTGTGGCTTATTACCATCTGAACTTATAGGTAGAATGAGAACAGTAATAAGGAAGTGGGGTCACAATCTAATAAAAAAGATCCAAGTAAGATCGTACGAAAAACAGCTAAATGACTTGAATCGTTTGCCTACGCCTGAAGAACTGCGAAAGTATGATTGCTCAAAAGTGGTTCAGTATTCCAAAGCATTATTAAAAAATGCTACATGCAAAGACTCCTGGACAAGGAAAGAATTTTGTGCAATTCGAGACTACCTGATATCTACTTTAATTATGGACAATGCTAGCAGATCAGGTGCAATTGCCAACATGTTGTTAGAAGAAGTAGGAAATACCAATAACTCGGACGGGGGATGCACAATTGCAGTGAAGAAACACAAAACAGGCTACAAAGGACCTGCTTTCATTACAATGACTATTGAAACTTTTAAGAACTTAAAAAATTACATCCGTTATGTCAGGAATTCTTTACAAGGAATCAATTCTGGCGGTAAAGAACCTGTATTTGTTAGCTGGGCTGGAAACAAAATGGCTTCTTCCATGGTCACTGGGCAACTCTCAAGCTTTTGGGCTCAAGCTCTTGGCCGTGATTGTGGCGATTTGACCACAACCTTAGTTCGAAAATATGCTACCACAACGATTCATAAAAATCAACCGGAATTAAAGCAAGCCACTGCTAATCTTTTATGTCATGCTGAACGAACGGCATCAATGTCATATAACTTAATTGATAAACAGAGAAGAGCCTTTCAGACAAGTCAGCAAGTTAGGGAGGCTATGAGGACAGATTTCGATACGAATGAAATAAATTTGGACTTACAAGTCAACGAccttaaagaaatattttcttctGAAATCAACGATGGTTTTGTGTCGACCGAGATTATACGGGATAGAATTTCCTCAGACGCAAGGTTAAGCGATTTAAATGGGAACGAGAAGAAGGAAAAGGCACTGCTAGATTCTGTGcggtatattataaaaaaagaaggaaCTCATACCAAATCTGCTGATGAAAGGGTTACCGAGAAGGTACCTGATACTCCTTCGGCGAAATGTATTAGCATGTCCAGACAACGTAAAAAGTATACCGATTCTGATAACACGATAATTTGGAAATGTTTAGGTGATCAGATCAGAGATACGAATAATGCGATATCTCGAGCAGAATGCActgaaattatcaaaaataCTCCTATGATGGCACAATTGGTGTCAAAATTTGGCATGCACTCACTTATTATTAAAATAAGAACTGAAAgagctaagtttttaaatgaaacctaG